One segment of Pontibacter akesuensis DNA contains the following:
- a CDS encoding S-adenosylmethionine:tRNA ribosyltransferase-isomerase produces MLTDPKKLAIKDFVYDLPDERIAKFPLPERDQSKLLQYHGGQISDHTFTDLSGLLPPHTLLVFNNTKVVQARLLFQKETGGVVEIFCLEPVAPHREVQLAMQQTGSCTWKCLVGNNKRWKSGPVSLYFEGGMVQAEREAQQEGHFLIRFTWDPTDLTFAEVLERCGRLPLPPYLNRELTPDDHTRYQTIYADQQGAVAAPTAGLHFTERVLTQLQEKGIDTAYLTLHVGAGTFKPVKADVMEAHEMHAEQLYITKPLLQRLVQQLAHPIIPVGTTSMRSLESIYWLGAKVLEQPDLLEQALHVTQWQPYESTNPPTPAAAIQGLLDYMERRGTDYLHASTQIIIAPGYAFRICNGLVTNFHQPESTLLLLVSALIGDDWRKLYQHALANDYRFLSYGDSSLLLP; encoded by the coding sequence ATGCTGACCGACCCAAAGAAACTGGCGATAAAGGATTTTGTGTACGACTTGCCGGACGAGCGCATCGCTAAATTCCCGCTGCCGGAGCGTGACCAGTCCAAGCTGCTGCAGTACCACGGCGGGCAGATCTCCGATCATACTTTTACTGACCTATCCGGCCTGCTGCCTCCGCACACGCTGCTGGTGTTCAACAACACCAAAGTAGTGCAGGCAAGGCTCCTGTTTCAGAAAGAGACAGGCGGCGTGGTGGAGATTTTTTGCCTTGAGCCCGTAGCCCCGCACCGCGAGGTACAATTGGCCATGCAGCAAACCGGTAGCTGTACCTGGAAGTGCCTGGTAGGCAATAACAAGCGTTGGAAGAGCGGTCCGGTATCGCTATACTTTGAAGGTGGTATGGTGCAGGCAGAACGCGAAGCGCAACAGGAAGGGCATTTCCTGATACGTTTCACGTGGGACCCCACCGATCTGACCTTTGCCGAGGTGCTGGAACGCTGTGGTCGCCTGCCCCTCCCTCCTTACCTCAACCGCGAACTTACCCCCGACGACCATACCCGCTACCAGACCATTTACGCCGATCAGCAGGGTGCCGTGGCTGCCCCTACCGCAGGTCTGCACTTTACGGAACGCGTGCTGACGCAACTGCAGGAAAAAGGCATAGACACAGCCTACCTGACGCTGCACGTGGGGGCGGGCACCTTTAAACCGGTGAAGGCCGATGTGATGGAAGCCCACGAAATGCACGCCGAGCAACTGTACATCACCAAGCCGCTGCTGCAGCGCCTGGTTCAGCAGTTGGCCCATCCGATTATACCTGTTGGCACGACGAGCATGCGCTCGCTGGAGAGCATTTACTGGTTGGGCGCCAAAGTGCTGGAGCAGCCAGATTTATTAGAGCAAGCGCTGCACGTAACGCAATGGCAGCCTTACGAAAGTACAAACCCACCCACTCCGGCAGCCGCTATACAAGGGTTGTTGGATTACATGGAGCGCCGAGGCACTGACTACCTGCACGCCAGCACCCAGATCATTATTGCGCCAGGTTATGCCTTCAGAATTTGTAACGGACTGGTCACCAACTTCCACCAGCCGGAAAGCACGCTGTTGCTTTTGGTATCTGCCCTGATCGGGGACGACTGGCGCAAGTTATACCAGCACGCTTTAGCCAACGACTACCGCTTTTTAAGCTACGGAGACAGTTCTTTGCTGCTGCCGTAA
- a CDS encoding PepSY domain-containing protein — protein MIKSKHYLIRKSHRYLGLFTGMQFIFWTLGGLYFSWSDIDEIHGDYQKKAPANFSAAMPLASPAAVLAQLPQADSVKSIKLVEVLGEPLYQVVYYRHKMAHTQLAEADSGQLRMPLTEQEAIKMALDRFAEPVQVAQVELLTEGKVGRHHEYRESPLPAYAVTMQHPTNTTVYVAAERGEVISFRNNKWRLFDFLWMLHTMDYEGRDNFGNVLLRLFSVVGLVTVLSGFALYFVSFRGGRRRKKAAASRPKVAS, from the coding sequence ATGATCAAGAGCAAACATTACCTTATCCGTAAATCGCACCGCTACCTGGGGCTGTTCACCGGTATGCAGTTTATTTTCTGGACATTGGGTGGGCTATACTTCAGCTGGTCGGACATAGACGAGATACACGGCGATTACCAGAAAAAAGCGCCGGCTAATTTCAGTGCCGCCATGCCGCTTGCCTCTCCGGCTGCAGTACTGGCACAGCTGCCCCAAGCAGACTCGGTAAAATCAATAAAGCTGGTGGAGGTGTTAGGGGAGCCGCTTTACCAGGTGGTGTATTACAGGCATAAAATGGCCCATACACAGCTGGCAGAGGCTGATTCAGGGCAGCTACGCATGCCGCTCACCGAGCAGGAAGCAATTAAAATGGCCTTGGATCGCTTTGCCGAGCCAGTACAAGTGGCGCAGGTGGAGTTGCTGACTGAGGGCAAGGTGGGCCGGCACCACGAATACCGCGAGAGCCCTTTACCGGCCTACGCCGTTACCATGCAGCATCCTACCAACACCACCGTGTATGTGGCTGCCGAGCGCGGGGAGGTAATCAGCTTCCGGAACAACAAATGGCGCCTGTTCGACTTTCTGTGGATGCTGCACACCATGGACTACGAGGGCCGCGACAATTTTGGAAACGTGCTGCTGCGCCTTTTCTCCGTGGTGGGGCTGGTGACGGTGCTATCCGGTTTCGCCTTGTACTTTGTCAGCTTCCGCGGTGGCCGGCGCAGGAAGAAGGCTGCCGCCAGCAGACCGAAGGTAGCCTCATAA
- a CDS encoding M14 family metallopeptidase, whose product MKKFYALAVAAMLGFGPAAEAQQSQTALSYYLPAGTTYNSSIPTPHDILGYNVGEWHVSHDQLVMYMRQMDAASDRITLTEYARTHENRPLYLLTITSTQNQQNIDQIKQQHRQLTVPSESGKVDISKVPAVVWMGYSVHGNEPSGANAALLAVYHLAAAQGPEIEKLLNETVILVDPSINPDGLNRFASWVNTHRGKNLVTDPNSAEFDEVWPRGRTNHYWFDLNRDWLPLQHPESKGRLAKFHEWKPNVLTDHHEMGTNATFFFQPGIPSRNNPLTPENNFKLTQKIGTYHAKALDKIGSFYYTEESYDDFYYGKGSTYPDVNGAVGILFEQASSRGHAQESDNGVLTFPFTIRNQFTTTLSTLEAAQAMREELLTHQRDFYKNALNEAKKAKTKAYVFGSELDKARAFHLAEIIRQHQIDVYRPKESFTINNVTYTPENAYIVPTEQPQYRLIEAMFEKRTTFQDSLFYDISAWTFPLAFDLEHAALSSRNFKGNQLGAKVDSLTLPKGEVVGGKSDYAYAFEWHGYYAPRLLNQLMDHGIATKVATDKFATAGGEQFDYGTILIPVTGQPMDADRLHTLLQELAQQNALQVHAMNTGFNPSGIKLGSPMMQNLVQPKVMMLIGDGVNSYDAGEAWHLLDNRFDMRPTLVKTDDFNRMALNKYNVIVLSDGNYGSSISKDKLRSWVQQGGTVVGLGEAARWLSDNGIGNITFKQSEKDTVAQKPYAIMDNTNGAQVIGGAIFETKLDLTHPLAYGYTDAQMPIFRSNTLFMERSKSPYANPVMYTANPLMAGYISKPNLQQLKNTAAVDVSALGAGKVIVMPDNPNFRAFWYGTNKLFLNSIFFGQIISGGSARTEDAH is encoded by the coding sequence ATGAAAAAATTCTACGCACTGGCTGTGGCAGCCATGCTGGGCTTTGGTCCTGCAGCTGAGGCACAGCAGTCTCAGACGGCCCTCTCCTACTACCTGCCTGCCGGCACCACCTACAACAGCAGCATTCCAACGCCCCACGACATCCTGGGCTACAATGTGGGCGAGTGGCACGTGAGCCACGACCAGTTGGTGATGTACATGCGCCAGATGGACGCAGCCTCCGACCGCATCACCCTGACAGAATATGCCCGCACCCACGAGAACCGGCCGCTGTACCTGCTTACCATCACCTCTACCCAAAACCAGCAGAACATCGACCAGATAAAGCAGCAGCACCGCCAGCTTACCGTTCCGTCCGAATCGGGCAAAGTGGACATCAGCAAGGTGCCTGCGGTGGTGTGGATGGGCTACAGCGTGCACGGCAACGAGCCAAGTGGCGCCAATGCTGCCCTGCTGGCCGTATACCACCTGGCAGCGGCACAGGGACCGGAAATTGAGAAGCTGCTGAATGAGACGGTAATTTTGGTAGACCCCTCCATTAACCCGGACGGGCTGAACCGCTTTGCCAGCTGGGTGAACACGCACCGCGGCAAAAACCTGGTGACCGACCCGAACAGCGCCGAGTTTGACGAAGTATGGCCACGCGGCCGCACCAACCACTACTGGTTCGATTTGAATCGCGACTGGCTCCCGCTGCAGCATCCTGAGTCGAAGGGCAGGTTGGCGAAGTTCCACGAGTGGAAGCCGAACGTGCTGACGGACCACCACGAGATGGGCACTAATGCTACGTTCTTTTTCCAGCCAGGCATTCCGAGCCGCAACAACCCGCTCACACCGGAGAATAACTTTAAGCTGACGCAGAAGATTGGCACCTACCATGCCAAGGCGCTGGACAAGATCGGCTCCTTTTATTATACTGAGGAGAGCTACGATGACTTTTACTACGGCAAGGGCTCTACTTACCCGGATGTGAACGGCGCGGTAGGCATCCTGTTTGAGCAGGCGAGCTCGCGCGGCCATGCGCAGGAAAGCGATAATGGTGTGCTCACGTTTCCGTTCACCATCCGTAACCAATTCACCACTACCCTCTCTACCCTGGAGGCGGCCCAGGCCATGCGCGAGGAGCTGCTCACGCACCAGCGCGACTTCTATAAAAACGCTTTAAATGAGGCGAAAAAGGCGAAGACAAAGGCCTATGTGTTTGGCTCTGAGCTGGACAAGGCACGGGCCTTTCACCTGGCCGAGATCATCAGGCAACACCAGATAGACGTGTACCGCCCGAAGGAAAGCTTCACGATCAACAACGTGACCTACACGCCGGAGAACGCCTACATCGTACCGACGGAGCAGCCGCAGTACCGGCTGATCGAGGCGATGTTTGAGAAGCGTACCACGTTCCAGGATAGCCTTTTCTACGACATCTCAGCCTGGACTTTCCCGCTAGCCTTCGATTTGGAGCATGCCGCGCTATCGTCACGCAATTTCAAGGGCAACCAGTTGGGTGCGAAGGTAGACAGTTTGACCTTGCCAAAAGGTGAGGTTGTGGGCGGAAAAAGCGACTACGCCTACGCCTTTGAGTGGCACGGCTACTATGCGCCGCGCCTCCTGAACCAGCTGATGGACCACGGCATCGCCACCAAAGTAGCCACCGATAAATTCGCGACTGCCGGCGGTGAGCAGTTCGACTACGGCACCATCCTGATACCTGTAACCGGCCAACCGATGGATGCTGACAGGCTCCATACTTTGCTACAGGAATTGGCGCAGCAAAACGCACTGCAGGTACACGCCATGAACACGGGCTTCAACCCAAGCGGCATAAAGCTGGGGAGCCCGATGATGCAGAACCTGGTGCAGCCAAAGGTCATGATGCTGATCGGCGACGGCGTGAACAGCTACGATGCGGGCGAAGCCTGGCACCTGCTCGACAATCGCTTTGACATGCGCCCAACGCTGGTGAAGACCGACGACTTTAACCGCATGGCCCTGAACAAGTATAACGTGATCGTGCTGTCAGACGGAAACTATGGCAGCAGCATCTCCAAAGATAAGCTGCGTAGCTGGGTACAGCAGGGCGGCACGGTGGTTGGCCTGGGCGAGGCAGCCCGCTGGCTGTCGGATAACGGCATCGGCAACATTACCTTTAAGCAGAGCGAAAAAGACACGGTGGCTCAAAAACCGTACGCCATCATGGATAACACCAATGGCGCACAAGTGATAGGCGGTGCTATTTTCGAGACGAAGCTGGACCTGACACACCCGCTGGCCTACGGTTACACCGATGCGCAGATGCCGATTTTCCGCAGCAACACCTTGTTTATGGAACGCTCCAAAAGCCCTTACGCCAACCCGGTGATGTATACTGCTAACCCGCTGATGGCCGGTTATATCTCCAAGCCTAACCTGCAGCAGCTGAAAAACACCGCTGCCGTGGATGTATCGGCGCTAGGTGCCGGAAAGGTGATTGTGATGCCGGATAATCCAAATTTCCGCGCCTTCTGGTATGGCACAAACAAGTTGTTCCTGAACAGCATCTTCTTCGGCCAGATCATCAGCGGTGGCTCTGCCCGCACAGAGGACGCACATTAA
- a CDS encoding M20/M25/M40 family metallo-hydrolase, which yields MLYKKTLRHLAVAAAAVLAPPAMAQQNQQQDSVIIDKIYDNALTSYESYENLRYLTKQIGARLSGSPQAAAAVEWSRQVMERMDLDTVYLQEVMVPHWVRGDKEIGRITNSKLIGSADMNIAALGGTVGTGKQGLSAEVVEVKSFEELEKLGKKKVKGKIVFFNRPFDNTHVITGAAYGGAVDQRGGGPAAAAKLGAVGVLVRSMTNDIQDVPHTGSTRYEDGVAKIPAAAISTRGAEQLSSLLKDDPSLKFYMRMTSETLPDVLSYNVIGELRGTEKPDEIIVVGGHLDSWDIGEGAHDDGTGCMQSIEVLRLFNDVGIKPKRTVRAVLFMNEENGLRGGRKYAEVAKAKGEKHIAAIESDAGGFTPRGFGIDGNDGQYAKVLSWKPLLAPYGLHDLTRGGGGADIGPLKGQGTVALIGFRPDSQRYFDYHHTVIDTFEQVNRREMQLGAASMASLVYLLSKYGL from the coding sequence ATGCTTTATAAAAAGACCCTTCGCCATTTGGCAGTGGCGGCGGCCGCGGTGCTTGCCCCGCCTGCCATGGCCCAGCAGAACCAACAGCAGGATTCTGTCATTATCGATAAAATATACGACAACGCCCTCACCAGCTACGAGAGCTACGAAAACCTGCGCTACCTGACGAAGCAGATTGGTGCCCGCCTGAGCGGATCGCCACAGGCGGCTGCGGCAGTGGAGTGGAGCCGCCAGGTGATGGAAAGAATGGACCTTGATACGGTGTACCTGCAGGAGGTAATGGTGCCGCATTGGGTGCGTGGTGACAAAGAGATCGGACGTATCACAAACTCTAAATTAATAGGCTCAGCAGATATGAACATTGCCGCTTTAGGCGGTACGGTGGGTACAGGCAAGCAAGGCCTAAGCGCTGAAGTGGTGGAGGTGAAGAGCTTTGAGGAACTGGAGAAGCTCGGTAAGAAGAAGGTAAAAGGCAAGATCGTGTTCTTCAACCGGCCTTTCGATAATACCCACGTAATAACAGGCGCTGCCTACGGCGGTGCGGTAGACCAGCGTGGCGGTGGCCCTGCGGCGGCGGCAAAGCTTGGTGCAGTGGGCGTATTGGTGCGCTCCATGACAAACGATATTCAGGATGTGCCGCACACAGGCAGCACGCGCTACGAAGACGGTGTGGCGAAAATTCCGGCGGCGGCCATCAGCACAAGAGGCGCAGAGCAACTTAGCAGTCTGCTGAAGGACGATCCGAGCCTGAAGTTCTACATGCGCATGACCTCTGAAACGTTGCCTGATGTGCTGTCATACAACGTGATCGGCGAACTTCGCGGCACAGAGAAGCCGGATGAGATCATCGTGGTGGGCGGGCACCTCGATTCCTGGGACATAGGCGAAGGCGCGCACGACGATGGCACGGGCTGTATGCAGTCGATTGAGGTGCTGCGTTTGTTTAATGATGTTGGCATTAAACCGAAACGCACAGTGCGTGCGGTGCTGTTTATGAATGAGGAAAACGGTTTGCGCGGCGGACGTAAGTATGCTGAGGTAGCGAAGGCAAAAGGCGAGAAGCACATTGCCGCCATCGAGTCGGATGCAGGTGGCTTTACGCCACGCGGTTTCGGTATTGACGGCAACGACGGGCAGTACGCAAAAGTGCTTTCCTGGAAACCGTTGCTGGCACCATACGGTCTGCACGATTTAACCCGTGGTGGCGGTGGTGCTGATATCGGCCCGCTCAAAGGCCAGGGAACAGTGGCCCTGATCGGCTTCCGCCCGGACTCTCAACGCTATTTCGACTACCACCATACGGTAATTGATACGTTTGAGCAGGTAAACCGCCGCGAGATGCAGTTAGGGGCCGCTTCCATGGCCTCACTCGTATACCTGCTGTCGAAGTATGGCTTGTAG
- a CDS encoding DUF1028 domain-containing protein translates to MGVAVIASLGTTTVKAQVFKAEEPLAHTYSIVARDPKTGEMAVGVQSHWFSVGTAVPWVEAGVGVVATQSFTNKSFGLRGLALLKEGKTPEEALAILLADDEAREVRQVSILDAQGRVATHTGDKCIRYAGHITGKNFSVQANMMLTDKVWPAMAKAFERSEGQPLAERVLLAMQAAEREGGDIRGKQSAALVVVKGQKSDQPWDDKTIDLRVDDHDQPLVELARLLKVYRAYEHMNAGDLAIEKGQMQKAMEEYGKAEAMFPNNLEMKYWHAIGLANSGQVEEAAKILRDVYKKDPNWRELTTRLPEVGLLDVSKQQMEKLLK, encoded by the coding sequence ATGGGAGTAGCAGTAATTGCCTCGCTGGGAACAACCACCGTGAAGGCACAGGTTTTTAAGGCAGAGGAGCCACTGGCGCACACATATTCTATCGTGGCCCGCGACCCGAAGACAGGAGAAATGGCCGTTGGCGTGCAGAGCCACTGGTTCTCTGTGGGTACGGCTGTGCCTTGGGTGGAGGCAGGTGTAGGCGTTGTAGCCACGCAGTCCTTCACTAACAAATCGTTCGGCCTGCGTGGGCTGGCGCTGCTGAAAGAAGGCAAAACTCCGGAAGAGGCGCTGGCCATACTTCTGGCTGATGACGAGGCGCGTGAGGTGCGGCAGGTGTCGATCCTGGATGCGCAGGGCCGCGTAGCCACGCACACCGGTGACAAGTGCATCCGCTATGCCGGGCACATTACAGGTAAGAATTTCTCGGTGCAAGCCAACATGATGCTAACCGACAAAGTATGGCCGGCTATGGCCAAGGCTTTTGAACGAAGCGAAGGCCAGCCGCTGGCAGAGCGTGTGTTGCTGGCCATGCAGGCAGCAGAGCGCGAGGGCGGCGACATCCGGGGTAAGCAGTCGGCGGCGCTGGTGGTGGTAAAAGGCCAGAAAAGCGATCAGCCTTGGGACGACAAGACGATCGACCTGCGTGTGGATGACCATGACCAGCCACTGGTAGAACTGGCCCGCCTGCTGAAAGTATACCGCGCCTACGAGCATATGAATGCCGGTGACCTGGCCATAGAGAAAGGGCAGATGCAAAAGGCGATGGAGGAGTATGGCAAAGCAGAGGCGATGTTCCCGAACAACCTGGAGATGAAGTACTGGCACGCCATCGGCCTGGCCAACAGCGGCCAGGTGGAAGAAGCCGCCAAAATTCTGCGTGACGTCTACAAAAAAGACCCGAACTGGCGCGAGCTCACCACCCGTCTCCCGGAAGTTGGTTTGCTGGATGTAAGCAAGCAGCAAATGGAGAAGCTTCTGAAATAG